The Gloeocapsa sp. PCC 73106 region TAATTTCCTCATCATTTTTCCAAATACCAATTACTTTTTCTAATTCTTGCCATTGTGGTTCTTTTTGACAAAAATCTTCAGTAATATGTATTAAAATTTCTAAACCGTCAGAAATATTAACAGGTTCTAATAATTCAATTAAGTTTCCTTTGACAACACCTTTAATTATCATTTTTTTAACTCCTCGAATAAATACTTAAAGATATATTACTTTGACTCTATTTATCCAGTCTAGCAGGTATAGCGCGTCCGCGCATCTTGTAGGGTAAAGGTTCAACCTAACTCTGACGCCCGTTTCACTTACTGCGATCGCTCTCTCTAAATTGGTAAAGTTATGACTCAAACCCTCCTCATTCAAAAGACTCCAGGCATTTGTGGGGGAAATGCTCGGATACGTCAAACCCGCATTCCCGTGTGGACGCTGGTATCTTTTCGTCTTCAGGGCGCCTCTGATGAAGAATTGCTCAAAAACTATCCAGGATTGAATCCACAAGACTTAGAAGCGGCTTGGGCTTATTACGCATCGAATCAGGTTGAGATCGACCAAATCATTAAACCTCAGAAAAGATGAACTACTCCGCACTTACGTGACGGAGTTTCTGACGCTTCCTCGCCGCTAGTTGCTTCATGCTTCCACACAAAGTAGTGCTAGTAGGCTCTGCGTCCAAAGAGGCTCGTTCCAAACCCCTTACCCATTTGAGCATTACTTGAGCTGCTGC contains the following coding sequences:
- a CDS encoding DUF433 domain-containing protein encodes the protein MTQTLLIQKTPGICGGNARIRQTRIPVWTLVSFRLQGASDEELLKNYPGLNPQDLEAAWAYYASNQVEIDQIIKPQKR